The following is a genomic window from Devosia neptuniae.
GGGATCAGGACTTTGCCAGCAGATTGCGCAGCTTGCCAATGGCGGTGGCGCTATCCTCGCCGTAAGCGATAGTGCCCTGGAATTCGCCCTTGGTATCGAGCAGGAAGACCGAGGCGGTGTGGTCCATGGTGTAGTCATCGCCTTCGAGCGGGATTTTGGCGGCATAGACGCCCCAGGCCTTGACGATCTTGGCGATTTCTTCCGGGCTGCCGGTGACGCCGGTGATGCGATCGGAGACCCAGCTGACATAATCGCCGAGGATTTCGGGCGTGTCGCGCTCGGGATCGACGGTGACGAAATAGGCCTGCAGGTTCTTGCCCTCATCGCCCAGGGCTTCGAACCAGGTGGACATCTCGGCCATGGTGGTGGGGCAGACTTCGGGGCAATGGGTGAAGCCGAAGAACAGCGCCGAAGGATGGCCCTGGAACATGGTCTGATCGACGGGCTGGCCACGCTGATCGACCAGCGAATAGGTGCCCCCGCCAAAGCCGGTCGAGGCCGTGGCGGTGGCGCCGGGCTGGCGCAGCAGGAAGGTGGCGCCGGCCAAAAAGACGGCCATGACGGCAACGCCGGCCCAGAGCAGGATGCGGATGGTTTTGAGACTCATGATGCTTCCTCAATGACCGGCGTGATCGGCGGGCGCAGCGGCGGCCGGGCTCAGCACAGGCAATTCCAGCTCGACAGTGCCGGCCTTTTCAAAGGTCAGCGTCACCGGGATAGTTTCGCCTTCGACGAAGCGCTGGGTGATGCCCATGAACATCAGGTGCAAGCCGCCGGGGGAAAGCGTGACGGTTTCGCCCGGGCCGATCTCAAGCCCATCGGAGAGCTTGCGCATTTTCATCACGTCGCCCTGCATGGCCATTTCGTGGATCTGCACGTCGGGGGACGCGGGCGAGGTGACCGAGACGAGGCGATCGGCTTCGGCGCCGGTGTTCTCGATGGTGAAGAAGCCGCCGCCCACTGGGGCATTGGGCAGGGTGGCGCGGCTGAAGGGCTGGGAAATGTTGATGGGACCCAGATGGGTGGTGCCATCATGCGCGAAAGCGGGGACGGATAGGGCGAGGATGGCCGCGAGGGCGGCGGAGAACAGAATTCGGATCATGATGTGGGTTTCCGGAAAAAGATCAG
Proteins encoded in this region:
- a CDS encoding SCO family protein; the protein is MSLKTIRILLWAGVAVMAVFLAGATFLLRQPGATATASTGFGGGTYSLVDQRGQPVDQTMFQGHPSALFFGFTHCPEVCPTTMAEMSTWFEALGDEGKNLQAYFVTVDPERDTPEILGDYVSWVSDRITGVTGSPEEIAKIVKAWGVYAAKIPLEGDDYTMDHTASVFLLDTKGEFQGTIAYGEDSATAIGKLRNLLAKS
- a CDS encoding copper chaperone PCu(A)C, whose amino-acid sequence is MIRILFSAALAAILALSVPAFAHDGTTHLGPINISQPFSRATLPNAPVGGGFFTIENTGAEADRLVSVTSPASPDVQIHEMAMQGDVMKMRKLSDGLEIGPGETVTLSPGGLHLMFMGITQRFVEGETIPVTLTFEKAGTVELELPVLSPAAAAPADHAGH